The Gammaproteobacteria bacterium genome includes a region encoding these proteins:
- a CDS encoding ATP-binding cassette domain-containing protein translates to MEHNGPPLIRLENVGRRYRAGDAEVGALKGVTLDIHAGEFVAVMGPSGSGKTTLMNIIGCLDQPSDGEYFYSGLPVHAAGSDERARLRREAFGFVFQDYNLLRMVTAQENVEMPAIYAGIRRRIRWARAAELLSTLGLAHRTGHHPNELSGGERQRVAIGRALMNGAAVVLADEPTGSVDSRNGKEIMAQLAALSERGRTVILVTHDPTVARYARRRIELLDGRVTSDTGPNPGRQVSAVSAARAPSQRIQAPVASLAESARTARRTLRGNKSRTALTLLGIVIGVFSVTAMLGVAQGMRNSLTDTIRQLGGAGITISPRFGENSRPLTLSDADAIRSQIPNLLSVAPEMSGGGTLVGGNNSQFARVTATTGRAMQERGLILAEGAFFDEAHSESYAPVVILGGLLAGDLFGERARAVGEYVLINGEPYQVIGVLKRNESTFGAFDFQQRSAHVPLMTGAARLFGRDNLDSIQVVAADTDQVETVQNAIEALLSRLHGRGAFRIANQEQILEAQNNIGRIGSLVFGAIGGISLVVAGIGVMNIMLASVAERTREIGLRMAIGARERDILMQFICEAAMVAGLGGAVGLIAALGLGALVNSFTPMAFVAFTPWILLVGLSCATLTGVIFGFAPARRAAGMDPVAALRA, encoded by the coding sequence ATGGAGCACAACGGCCCGCCGCTGATCAGGCTTGAAAACGTCGGCCGGCGGTACCGCGCCGGCGACGCCGAAGTAGGCGCGCTGAAGGGCGTGACCCTGGACATACACGCCGGCGAGTTCGTGGCGGTTATGGGCCCGTCCGGGTCCGGCAAGACCACGCTGATGAACATCATCGGCTGTCTCGACCAACCGAGCGACGGCGAGTATTTCTATAGCGGGCTGCCGGTTCATGCGGCCGGCTCCGATGAACGCGCCCGCTTGCGACGCGAAGCGTTCGGGTTCGTGTTCCAGGACTACAACCTGCTGCGCATGGTCACGGCCCAGGAAAACGTCGAGATGCCGGCCATATACGCGGGAATTCGCAGGCGCATTCGCTGGGCGCGAGCCGCGGAATTGCTTTCGACGCTGGGCCTGGCGCATCGCACCGGCCATCATCCCAATGAACTGTCGGGCGGCGAGCGACAGCGCGTGGCCATCGGGCGGGCGCTGATGAACGGTGCGGCAGTCGTGCTGGCCGACGAGCCCACGGGCTCGGTGGATTCGCGCAACGGCAAGGAAATCATGGCGCAACTGGCCGCACTGTCCGAGCGCGGACGCACGGTGATCCTGGTCACGCACGATCCGACCGTGGCCCGCTATGCGCGGCGGCGCATCGAGCTTCTGGACGGCCGCGTGACAAGCGACACGGGTCCCAACCCGGGTCGGCAAGTTTCGGCCGTTAGCGCGGCGCGCGCCCCCTCGCAGCGCATACAGGCCCCGGTGGCATCGCTGGCGGAAAGCGCGCGAACCGCGCGGCGCACGTTGCGCGGAAACAAGTCGCGCACAGCGCTTACGCTGCTGGGCATTGTCATCGGGGTGTTCTCGGTCACGGCCATGCTCGGCGTCGCCCAGGGCATGCGCAACTCGTTAACGGACACTATCCGGCAACTCGGCGGCGCCGGCATCACGATCAGTCCCCGCTTCGGCGAAAACAGCAGGCCGCTCACGCTGAGTGACGCCGATGCGATCCGTTCGCAAATCCCCAACCTGCTTTCAGTGGCGCCTGAAATGAGCGGCGGCGGGACTCTGGTTGGAGGGAACAACAGCCAATTCGCGCGCGTCACGGCCACCACCGGCCGGGCGATGCAGGAGCGCGGCCTGATCCTGGCCGAAGGTGCATTCTTCGACGAGGCGCACAGCGAAAGCTATGCCCCGGTTGTGATTCTGGGCGGGCTGCTGGCGGGCGACCTGTTCGGCGAACGTGCCCGGGCGGTGGGCGAGTACGTGCTGATCAACGGCGAGCCGTACCAGGTTATCGGCGTGCTGAAGCGAAACGAGAGCACTTTCGGCGCCTTCGACTTCCAGCAGCGGTCCGCCCATGTACCGCTGATGACCGGCGCGGCGCGATTGTTCGGCCGCGACAACCTGGACTCGATTCAGGTTGTCGCCGCGGATACGGACCAGGTTGAGACGGTCCAGAATGCGATCGAGGCGCTGCTGAGCCGGCTTCACGGAAGAGGCGCGTTTCGGATAGCCAATCAGGAGCAGATACTGGAGGCCCAGAACAACATCGGCCGGATTGGGAGCCTCGTGTTCGGCGCCATCGGAGGCATTTCGCTGGTGGTGGCCGGCATCGGCGTAATGAACATCATGCTGGCTTCGGTGGCCGAACGTACCCGCGAAATCGGGCTGCGCATGGCCATCGGCGCGCGCGAGCGCGACATACTGATGCAGTTCATCTGCGAGGCCGCAATGGTCGCGGGGCTGGGCGGCGCCGTCGGGTTGATCGCCGCGCTGGGGCTGGGAGCTCTGGTCAACAGTTTCACGCCCATGGCGTTTGTGGCGTTTACGCCCTGGATTCTGCTTGTGGGGCTGTCCTGCGCAACGCTGACGGGTGTGATATTCGGTTTCGCGCCGGCGCGGCGGGCCGCCGGCATGGACCCGGTGGCAGCGCTGCGAGCGTAA
- a CDS encoding efflux RND transporter periplasmic adaptor subunit produces MTGRFRGIPAWLRRNRAKAITLAVIVGVVAWFLWPEGAEPPPPPTTATVVRGDIEQLIAASGTLEAGSLVDVGAQVSGQLNKLHVSLGDVVSEGDALAEIDDFIARTRVTSAEASLESLQAASSSQEASLVMARSELKRQERMMQAQATTERDYDQAVLSLAQSEANLARHLLQIEQAQASMEEARAMLDFTRITAPADGTIVSIFAQEGQTLNATQTAPVILRIGDLRTINVSAKVSEADMRRLTAGMDAYFTTPADGERRWQGKLKEISPIPEGPTGAAGLAQFDALMAVENPDATLLPGMTAKVFFVVEAAREVLKVPRGAVTFADGPMSAAGQYAQGAAFDGPGRFGGRGVRGRGLRAQSAAAAPVTGNDDDRGRTSPETPGREATVQVVDAEGGQQSRTIRVGVSNDVEVEVLSGLSEGERVVTGTPQPPMPETPAFFGG; encoded by the coding sequence GTGACAGGCAGGTTCCGCGGAATTCCGGCATGGCTGCGGCGCAATCGCGCCAAGGCGATCACGCTGGCCGTGATTGTTGGGGTGGTTGCATGGTTCCTGTGGCCGGAAGGCGCGGAGCCACCTCCGCCTCCGACCACGGCCACGGTGGTGCGGGGCGATATCGAGCAGTTGATTGCGGCTTCCGGGACGCTGGAGGCGGGCAGTCTGGTGGATGTGGGCGCGCAGGTGTCGGGACAGCTCAACAAGTTGCATGTGAGCCTTGGAGACGTGGTTTCGGAAGGCGATGCGCTGGCGGAGATCGACGACTTCATTGCCCGGACCCGCGTGACTTCGGCGGAGGCCAGCCTGGAGAGCCTTCAGGCGGCTTCGTCCTCACAGGAAGCCAGCCTGGTGATGGCCCGCAGCGAGCTCAAGCGCCAGGAGCGCATGATGCAGGCGCAGGCCACCACCGAGAGGGACTATGACCAGGCGGTGCTGAGCCTGGCGCAATCGGAGGCCAACCTGGCGCGCCACCTGCTGCAGATCGAACAGGCGCAGGCCAGCATGGAGGAAGCCAGGGCGATGCTGGACTTCACCCGCATCACGGCGCCGGCCGACGGCACGATCGTGAGCATCTTTGCGCAGGAAGGGCAGACGCTCAACGCGACGCAGACGGCGCCGGTGATCCTGCGGATTGGCGATCTGCGCACCATCAATGTCAGCGCCAAGGTGTCGGAAGCGGACATGCGCCGTCTGACCGCGGGAATGGACGCCTACTTCACCACTCCGGCGGACGGCGAGCGGCGCTGGCAGGGAAAACTCAAGGAGATCTCGCCCATCCCGGAAGGGCCGACCGGAGCAGCGGGACTGGCGCAGTTCGACGCGCTCATGGCAGTGGAAAACCCGGACGCCACGCTGCTGCCGGGAATGACCGCCAAGGTGTTCTTCGTGGTCGAAGCCGCGCGCGAAGTTCTCAAGGTGCCGCGAGGCGCAGTAACGTTCGCCGACGGGCCGATGAGCGCGGCGGGCCAGTATGCGCAAGGAGCAGCCTTTGACGGGCCGGGCCGGTTCGGAGGACGGGGAGTCCGGGGGCGGGGACTCCGGGCGCAGTCTGCGGCGGCGGCTCCCGTAACGGGTAATGATGACGATCGCGGCCGGACGTCGCCAGAGACCCCGGGGCGGGAGGCCACGGTCCAGGTGGTGGACGCCGAGGGCGGGCAGCAATCGCGAACCATCCGCGTGGGGGTAAGCAACGACGTCGAGGTGGAGGTGCTGTCGGGCCTGTCGGAAGGCGAGCGCGTGGTGACCGGAACGCCGCAGCCGCCGATGCCTGAAACTCCGGCCTTCTTCGGCGGCTGA
- a CDS encoding RDD family protein: MNDGDAANPRYGGFWIRLGAMILDTVIIFAVTFLAVRLLYGQGYLEWVMEGATEGMTRERIFFDWVLPAVYSVGFWILKSATIGKMLVKVKIVNAKTGEPASPLQCIVRYLGYFVSALPLGLGFIWVAFDKRKQGWHDKIARTLVVSSSRPLPY; this comes from the coding sequence ATGAATGATGGCGATGCGGCGAATCCGCGGTATGGCGGGTTCTGGATTCGATTGGGGGCGATGATTCTGGACACCGTCATCATTTTCGCCGTTACCTTCCTGGCGGTGCGCCTGCTGTACGGGCAAGGCTACCTGGAATGGGTAATGGAAGGAGCAACGGAAGGCATGACCCGCGAGCGAATCTTTTTTGACTGGGTGCTGCCCGCCGTTTACTCCGTGGGCTTCTGGATCCTCAAATCGGCCACGATCGGCAAGATGCTGGTGAAGGTAAAGATAGTGAATGCGAAAACCGGCGAGCCGGCTTCGCCTTTACAATGCATCGTGCGTTACCTTGGATATTTCGTATCCGCGCTGCCGTTGGGTCTGGGCTTTATCTGGGTGGCGTTCGACAAGAGAAAACAGGGCTGGCATGACAAGATCGCACGCACTCTCGTGGTTTCAAGCTCGCGCCCACTGCCCTACTAG
- a CDS encoding MBL fold metallo-hydrolase, with protein sequence MKKVCFGVLGALIFAFLGEAQAQDWSKEYETTKISDRLYTFWRRGIRNIFVVTDEGVIATDPISPDAAEVYRAEIAKVTDLPVRYVIYSHEHWDHVLGGQIFKAEGAEFISHENCLKFFFRNPNPDLVIPDRTISGNTLFSLGGESFNLRYLGENHGDCLLVFDFPEERAIYLADLATDGFIGLGTMPDYDIIEYLRSLREIEAMDFDLMIGAHGPARAGKDAVVIRRRWMETIIDAVGRELEAGTPVARIPAKLHFPEFEHLRGYESQLPSFVLRMAQFHEMGW encoded by the coding sequence TTGAAGAAGGTTTGTTTCGGAGTGCTTGGCGCGCTCATCTTTGCGTTTCTCGGAGAAGCACAGGCGCAGGATTGGAGCAAGGAATACGAGACCACGAAGATTTCCGATCGCCTCTATACCTTCTGGCGCAGGGGAATCCGCAACATCTTCGTGGTCACGGACGAAGGGGTCATCGCTACCGATCCGATCAGCCCGGATGCCGCCGAAGTCTATCGGGCGGAAATCGCGAAGGTGACGGACCTTCCGGTGCGCTACGTGATCTACAGCCACGAGCACTGGGACCACGTGCTGGGCGGGCAGATCTTCAAGGCCGAGGGCGCCGAGTTCATCAGCCACGAGAACTGCCTGAAGTTCTTCTTCCGCAATCCGAACCCGGACCTCGTGATCCCGGACCGGACCATCTCCGGAAACACGCTTTTCAGCCTGGGCGGAGAGAGTTTCAATCTGCGCTATCTCGGCGAGAACCACGGCGATTGCCTGCTGGTATTCGACTTCCCCGAGGAGCGCGCGATCTACCTTGCGGACCTGGCGACCGACGGGTTCATAGGCCTGGGCACAATGCCGGATTACGACATCATCGAGTATCTGCGGTCCCTGCGCGAAATCGAGGCCATGGACTTTGACCTGATGATCGGCGCGCACGGACCGGCGCGCGCGGGCAAGGACGCGGTCGTGATCCGGCGGCGCTGGATGGAAACCATCATTGACGCGGTGGGCCGGGAACTGGAAGCCGGCACGCCGGTTGCCCGGATCCCGGCCAAGCTGCATTTTCCGGAATTCGAGCATCTGCGCGGTTACGAATCGCAATTGCCGTCCTTCGTGCTGCGGATGGCCCAGTTCCACGAGATGGGCTGGTAG
- the mutM gene encoding bifunctional DNA-formamidopyrimidine glycosylase/DNA-(apurinic or apyrimidinic site) lyase: protein MPELPEVETTRRGIEPLVAGARVDRVVVRERRLRWPIPRQVERELTGATMLGVGRRAKYLLLESERGTAIAHLGMSGSFSVVAAGTEPDVHDHYDVVFDGGKALRFTDPRKFGSLLWGGRDPLRHKLLADLGPEPFRADFTGAWLKARSLGRRVAVKSFLMMPAVVAGMGNIYASEALYRAGIHPRRAAGRIALRRYESLARVIRDVLGEAIEAGGTTLRDFADASGRPGYFAQRLDVYDRAGRDCRRCGSEIRRSVIGQRASYYCARCQT, encoded by the coding sequence GTGCCCGAGCTGCCCGAGGTCGAGACGACCCGCCGCGGCATCGAGCCGCTGGTGGCGGGTGCGCGGGTTGACCGGGTCGTAGTTCGCGAGCGGCGGCTCAGATGGCCGATACCCCGGCAGGTCGAGCGCGAACTCACCGGCGCCACGATGCTCGGCGTTGGGCGCAGGGCCAAGTACCTCCTCCTGGAAAGCGAGCGCGGAACGGCCATCGCCCACTTGGGAATGTCGGGCAGCTTCTCCGTGGTGGCGGCCGGAACCGAGCCGGACGTCCACGATCACTATGACGTGGTTTTCGACGGCGGCAAGGCCCTGCGGTTTACAGACCCGCGAAAATTCGGCAGCCTGCTGTGGGGCGGACGAGATCCCTTGCGCCACAAGCTGCTGGCGGACCTCGGCCCCGAGCCCTTCAGAGCCGATTTCACCGGCGCGTGGCTGAAGGCGCGCTCGCTTGGCCGGCGGGTTGCCGTGAAGTCGTTTCTGATGATGCCGGCTGTGGTTGCGGGAATGGGCAACATCTACGCCAGCGAGGCGCTCTACCGGGCCGGGATACACCCGCGCCGCGCCGCCGGGCGGATCGCTTTACGCCGCTACGAGTCGCTGGCGCGGGTGATTCGCGACGTGCTGGGCGAGGCCATCGAGGCGGGCGGGACCACGCTGCGCGACTTCGCCGACGCAAGCGGCCGCCCGGGTTACTTCGCCCAGCGGCTGGACGTCTATGACCGGGCGGGGCGCGATTGCCGGCGCTGCGGCTCGGAGATCCGAAGAAGCGTTATAGGGCAGCGTGCCAGTTACTACTGCGCACGTTGCCAGACGTAA
- the ggt gene encoding gamma-glutamyltransferase translates to MKPIPPRAGQVLLPALFLWIAAAGGAHAEDSIGKVARATGPGHAAIASAHPAATAAGFEILSQGGNAFDAAIAVSAALSVAEPHSSGIGGGGFFLLHQASDQSSVFVDARETAPGAASRDMYLDENGELIRRASLSGPLAAGIPGLPAALEHIANKYGRLPLAQSLAPAIRLAREGLPVTEGTQRLLRAVPRMGSPSPAFLEIFMPGGEAPPVGDLIRRPDLADTLETLSAQGAAGFYTGPRAELLVQGVRDAGGIWSMKDLAAYRIIERQPVRFRYGEVEVTTAPPPSAGGVALAQVFNMLGHRSFAQLEDPARTHLLVEAIRRAYRDRAEYLGDPDFVPVPVERLIHPWYADGLLASVRMDRATPSDTLPGPVSQRPLGTDTSHFSVLDKDGNRAAVTQTINTLFGSGFVPPGTGVILNNEMDDFSVKRGTPNAFGLVHSHANGIEPGKRMLSSMTPTFLESERGLAILGTPGGSRIVTMVLLGALAWMDGADAEGIVGLPRVHHQYIPDSLSFEAGAMDEELQAALAELGHALRESSRPWGNMQAITLEYADGTLTAASDPRRNGGSDVR, encoded by the coding sequence ATGAAACCGATTCCGCCCCGGGCCGGCCAAGTCCTGCTGCCGGCCCTCTTTCTATGGATTGCCGCGGCCGGCGGCGCTCACGCCGAAGACAGTATCGGCAAGGTTGCGAGAGCGACGGGGCCCGGGCACGCAGCCATAGCCAGCGCCCACCCCGCCGCCACCGCGGCAGGCTTCGAAATCCTTTCGCAGGGCGGCAATGCCTTCGACGCGGCCATTGCGGTCAGCGCCGCGCTTTCGGTCGCCGAGCCGCATAGTTCGGGCATCGGCGGGGGCGGTTTCTTCCTTCTCCACCAGGCTTCCGATCAATCCAGCGTTTTCGTCGATGCGAGGGAAACCGCGCCCGGCGCGGCGTCCCGCGACATGTACCTCGATGAGAACGGCGAGCTGATCCGGCGCGCCTCGCTGTCCGGTCCGCTGGCCGCGGGCATCCCGGGGCTGCCGGCGGCGCTTGAGCACATCGCGAACAAGTACGGCCGCCTGCCGCTCGCGCAGAGCCTGGCGCCGGCAATCCGACTGGCGCGCGAGGGCCTGCCGGTAACCGAGGGAACCCAAAGGCTGCTGCGGGCCGTTCCGCGCATGGGCTCGCCCTCGCCCGCGTTTCTGGAGATATTCATGCCGGGCGGAGAAGCGCCGCCGGTCGGCGACCTGATTCGCCGGCCGGACCTCGCCGATACTCTCGAGACCTTGAGCGCTCAAGGCGCGGCGGGCTTCTACACCGGTCCCAGGGCCGAACTCCTGGTCCAGGGCGTGCGTGACGCAGGCGGCATCTGGAGCATGAAGGACCTGGCGGCCTACCGGATCATCGAGCGGCAACCGGTCCGCTTCCGCTACGGGGAAGTCGAGGTCACTACCGCGCCGCCGCCGTCGGCCGGCGGCGTGGCGCTGGCGCAGGTGTTCAACATGCTCGGCCACCGGAGTTTTGCGCAACTTGAGGATCCGGCCCGGACGCATCTGCTGGTCGAGGCGATCCGGCGCGCGTACCGGGACCGGGCCGAATATCTCGGCGATCCGGACTTCGTTCCGGTTCCGGTCGAGCGGCTGATCCATCCCTGGTACGCCGACGGTTTGCTGGCCAGCGTGCGCATGGACCGCGCCACGCCCAGCGACACCCTGCCCGGTCCGGTCAGTCAGCGGCCACTTGGGACCGACACCAGCCACTTCTCGGTGCTGGACAAGGACGGCAATCGCGCCGCGGTAACGCAGACGATCAATACACTGTTCGGTTCCGGTTTCGTCCCGCCGGGCACCGGCGTAATCCTGAACAACGAGATGGACGACTTCTCGGTGAAGCGCGGAACGCCCAACGCATTCGGGCTCGTGCACTCGCATGCCAACGGTATCGAACCGGGCAAGCGCATGCTCTCGAGCATGACGCCCACCTTCCTGGAGTCCGAGCGCGGTCTGGCGATCCTCGGCACGCCAGGGGGAAGCCGCATCGTGACGATGGTGCTGCTGGGCGCGCTGGCCTGGATGGACGGCGCGGACGCCGAAGGCATCGTCGGCCTGCCCCGCGTTCACCACCAGTACATCCCGGACTCGCTCTCGTTCGAAGCCGGCGCGATGGACGAGGAACTGCAGGCCGCGCTCGCCGAGCTGGGCCACGCGCTGCGGGAGTCGTCCCGGCCCTGGGGCAACATGCAGGCGATTACCCTCGAGTATGCCGACGGCACGCTGACGGCCGCCAGCGATCCGCGCCGTAACGGCGGCTCCGACGTCCGCTAA
- the coaD gene encoding pantetheine-phosphate adenylyltransferase: MNAKRRSAGTRRGIMYPGTFDPITNGHCDLISRAAKLFDEVVVAVAASPSKSPMFDLETRIRLATEALADVPGARVAGYEGLTVEYARANGLHAILRGLRAVSDFEHEFQLASMNRRLDSSIETVYLTPSESHAHVSSSLVREIAGMGGDVSNFVHPIVVTALKEHL, translated from the coding sequence ATGAACGCGAAGCGGCGCAGCGCGGGCACGCGGCGGGGAATCATGTATCCCGGCACATTCGACCCCATCACCAACGGCCATTGCGACCTGATCAGCCGCGCCGCGAAGCTGTTCGACGAAGTCGTCGTGGCCGTGGCGGCGAGTCCTTCGAAATCCCCGATGTTCGACCTTGAGACCCGCATCCGCCTGGCTACCGAAGCGCTGGCCGACGTGCCCGGGGCGCGCGTTGCAGGGTACGAGGGTCTGACGGTGGAATATGCGCGAGCCAACGGGCTGCATGCGATCCTTCGCGGTCTGCGCGCGGTCAGCGACTTCGAGCACGAATTCCAGCTCGCCAGCATGAACCGGCGCTTGGATTCCTCGATCGAAACGGTTTACCTGACACCCTCCGAGAGTCACGCCCATGTCTCGTCATCCCTGGTCCGGGAGATCGCGGGCATGGGCGGTGACGTATCCAATTTCGTACATCCGATAGTAGTGACCGCGCTTAAGGAGCACCTGTAA
- the rsmD gene encoding 16S rRNA (guanine(966)-N(2))-methyltransferase RsmD has translation MPTSKQRGRVRIAGGSLRGRLLEVPPNTRPTPVRARETLFDWLAAEVRGAHCLDLFAGAGALGLEALSRGAAHCVFVESGRSAGGMLRRVVDEWQVAGRVELADAAGWLEKSGGGKRMDIVFMDPPFGSGLAARCCKLLARNGWLADNCRLYLEAGKRDPLIELPLDLEMLREKVVGDVRMMLAGRKRR, from the coding sequence ATGCCGACAAGTAAGCAGCGGGGCCGCGTACGGATCGCGGGCGGAAGTCTTCGCGGGCGCCTGCTCGAAGTGCCTCCGAACACGCGGCCCACTCCCGTGCGTGCGCGCGAAACCCTGTTCGACTGGCTCGCGGCGGAGGTGCGCGGCGCGCACTGCCTGGACCTGTTTGCCGGCGCCGGCGCGCTGGGTCTGGAAGCGCTGTCGCGCGGCGCCGCTCATTGCGTATTCGTGGAGTCGGGGCGCTCGGCGGGCGGGATGCTGCGCCGGGTCGTGGACGAATGGCAGGTGGCCGGCCGCGTCGAACTGGCCGATGCCGCCGGCTGGCTTGAGAAATCCGGCGGGGGCAAGCGCATGGACATCGTGTTCATGGATCCGCCGTTCGGAAGCGGCCTTGCGGCGCGCTGCTGTAAACTGCTTGCCCGGAACGGATGGCTCGCGGACAATTGCCGCCTGTACCTGGAAGCCGGCAAGCGCGACCCGTTGATTGAACTACCGTTGGATCTGGAAATGCTGCGCGAAAAAGTTGTCGGGGACGTACGCATGATGCTGGCCGGCCGGAAACGGCGCTAG
- a CDS encoding ATP-binding cassette domain-containing protein has translation MIRLQEVTMRYRGGAEALSEVSLSVEPGEFTYLTGPSGAGKTTLIKLLAAIERPTRGQVFVLGRNVGRLKRRAVCSHRRRIGIVYQNNLLLEDRSAYDNVALPLHISGLGPREVRRRTEAALDSVGLLKSARRFPRLLSQGEQQRLGIARAVVNRPELLVADEPTGNLDPELSREVMELFRRLVGYGVTALVATHDVGLIESLPARRITLLKGRVDSDTSPS, from the coding sequence ATGATTCGCCTTCAGGAAGTAACCATGCGCTACCGCGGCGGCGCGGAAGCGTTGTCGGAGGTCAGCCTCTCCGTCGAACCGGGCGAGTTCACGTATCTGACAGGACCTTCGGGCGCGGGCAAGACCACTCTGATCAAGCTGCTGGCGGCCATCGAGCGGCCCACCAGGGGCCAGGTGTTCGTGCTGGGTCGCAATGTCGGACGGCTGAAGCGGCGGGCCGTTTGCAGTCACCGGCGCCGAATCGGCATCGTTTACCAGAACAATCTACTGCTGGAGGATCGAAGCGCGTACGACAACGTCGCGCTGCCTCTGCATATTTCCGGCCTGGGCCCCCGCGAGGTGCGGCGCCGGACCGAAGCGGCGCTCGATTCCGTGGGACTGCTGAAGAGCGCCCGCAGGTTCCCCAGGCTGCTGTCGCAGGGAGAACAGCAACGGCTGGGCATTGCCCGCGCCGTCGTGAATCGGCCGGAGCTTCTTGTGGCCGACGAGCCGACCGGCAACCTGGATCCTGAACTGTCGCGCGAGGTGATGGAGCTGTTTCGCCGACTGGTGGGCTACGGGGTGACCGCACTGGTCGCAACCCACGATGTCGGGCTGATCGAATCATTGCCCGCACGCCGAATCACCCTGCTGAAGGGCCGGGTGGACTCCGACACTTCGCCGTCATGA
- a CDS encoding FtsX-like permease family protein: MNPLRYLGRHFACCRAEAVRLVRQPLGSVLTVAAIGLALALPAGLSAVLQNMEGLAEAWGEARSFSIYLKPNVSVAAAEQLADDLERNPAVGEVRRISPGEALAIMEGRSEFAAALETLEENPLPWTLVVAPAPGAAENEFLALQDTAETLEEVDQVRADTQWLQRMSAILALAGQAMLLVLVMVLVALVVIIGNTVRLEIQRQRDAVEVMSLLGASRGYLRRPFLYQGLLYGLGGGLLAVLLVRLGLWTLGGAFADLMALYESDRVLSGASWQQELVILGAGALTGWLGAWRAVAGQLRTIE; this comes from the coding sequence ATGAATCCCCTGCGTTATCTCGGCCGGCACTTCGCCTGCTGCCGTGCGGAAGCCGTTCGGCTGGTCCGGCAGCCGTTGGGCAGCGTTCTGACGGTGGCCGCGATCGGCCTGGCGCTGGCCCTGCCCGCCGGCCTGAGCGCTGTGTTGCAGAACATGGAAGGACTGGCCGAGGCTTGGGGCGAGGCGCGCTCGTTTTCGATTTACCTCAAGCCGAACGTAAGCGTTGCGGCGGCCGAGCAACTGGCCGATGACCTTGAGCGCAATCCCGCCGTCGGGGAAGTGAGGCGAATCAGCCCCGGGGAAGCCCTTGCCATCATGGAGGGCCGCAGCGAGTTTGCCGCGGCGCTGGAGACCCTGGAAGAAAACCCGCTGCCCTGGACGCTTGTCGTCGCGCCGGCGCCGGGCGCCGCGGAGAACGAATTTCTGGCGCTGCAGGACACTGCGGAAACTCTTGAGGAAGTCGATCAGGTCCGGGCCGATACGCAATGGCTGCAGAGAATGAGCGCCATACTCGCATTGGCCGGTCAGGCAATGCTGTTGGTCCTGGTCATGGTCCTGGTGGCGCTTGTCGTCATCATCGGCAATACGGTCAGGCTTGAAATACAGAGGCAGCGGGACGCCGTCGAAGTGATGTCGCTGCTGGGCGCCAGCCGCGGCTACCTGCGCCGGCCGTTCCTCTACCAGGGGCTCCTGTACGGCCTGGGAGGAGGCCTGCTGGCGGTCCTGCTGGTGCGGCTGGGCCTGTGGACCCTGGGCGGCGCTTTTGCCGACCTGATGGCCCTGTACGAGAGCGATCGCGTGCTGAGCGGCGCCTCGTGGCAACAGGAACTGGTGATCCTGGGGGCAGGCGCGCTTACCGGCTGGCTCGGCGCGTGGCGCGCAGTGGCCGGACAGCTCCGAACGATCGAATAG